AATCCTATATATTTCTTTTTCCTCAAAATATTCTTTAAGTAGTAAATTTAATTCCTTAGCAGAGGTAAGATCCATTCCAAATGGTTTTTCTATAATTATCTTTCTCGGATTCTTAAAATTTTTTAAAAATTTTCCTAGATTTCTTAAAGTATCTTTAAAAGTAAAAGGAGGAATAGCAAGATAAAAGATTAACTCTTCTTCTGATATAAAATCTTTTAAATTTTTGTAGTCTTCTTCTTTTTCCAAATTCAGATTAACATACTCCAAAAGAGATAAAAATGAATTATCAGAAGAAACTTCCTTTGAGATAATATCAATGAACTCTTTTTTTCCAATATTTTCTCTTCTTCCTGTTCCAATGATTTTCTTACAATTTAAAAGACGAAAGTTTTTAAAAAGATTATATAGTGCAGGATAAATCTTTTTTCTTGCTAAATCTCCTAACCCTCCCAAGATAAATATATTAAAATCTCTCATCTTTTACCCCTTAAAATCTATATTTAATCTGCTAGCAGTGGGACCCTTTTGGTTTTGGTATTTACTTCCCTTCTTTTTATAATAGGGAACTTCTGCTGGAGTTGTTAGCTTATAAAAAGATATTTGGCATATTCTCATCCCTGGATATAATGCCACAGGAACCCTATTTATGTTAGAAAGTTCCAAGGTAATCTGTCCACAAAATCCAGGATCCACATATCCTGCAGTAGCATGGACTATTATTCCCAACCTTCCAAGACTAGATCTACCATCCACCCTTGCCACAAGAA
This DNA window, taken from Dictyoglomus sp., encodes the following:
- the dcd gene encoding dCTP deaminase translates to MILSDRDIKNYLERGELIIEPLENPEEQIQPSSVDLRLGNSFLHFRVEGRAFIDPSKDNPSELMEIIEVRDKEPFFLRPGEFVLGTTIETVRLPDFLVARVDGRSSLGRLGIIVHATAGYVDPGFCGQITLELSNINRVPVALYPGMRICQISFYKLTTPAEVPYYKKKGSKYQNQKGPTASRLNIDFKG